Genomic DNA from Candidatus Methylomirabilota bacterium:
ATCGAGCTGATGGTCTTCGGGGCCCTGATCGTCTTCTTTCTCATCGTCGAACCCAATGGGCTGGCGCGGCTGTGGCAGATCGCGAAAGAGAAGCTGCGCCTGTGGCCGTTTCCCCACTAGCAAGGAGGATCGCAATGAAGCGAGTGAGAGTGCCAATGATCGGTCTCCTGGCCCTGGCCGTCGTGCTCGGGCCCCTGACCGGCGTCGTGTCCGCGCAGTCGCAGGGGATCTTCATTCCCTTGCTCGTCTACCGGACGGGTCCCTATGCGCCGAGCGGCATCCCCATCGCCAACGGCTTCGTGGACTACTTCTCGCTGCTCAATGAGCGCGATGGCGGCGTCAATGGCGTCAAAATCATCTGGGAGGAGTGCGAGACCCAGTACGACACCAAGCAAGGCGTCGAGTGCTACGAGCGCCTCAAGGGCAAGGGCCCTGTTCTCGTGAACCCGTACAGCACGGGCATCACCTACCAGCTCATTCCGAAAGCTCCCGTCGACAAGGTGGTGGTCTTCTCCATGGGCTACGGCATGACGGCAGCGGCCGACGGGCGCTGGTTCCCCTGGGTCTTCAGCTTCCCCACCACGTACTGGAGCCAGGCCTCGGCGGTCATCCGCTACATGGGCCAGCAGGAAGGCGGGCTGGAGAAGCTCAAGGGCAAGAAGATCGTCCACATCTTTCACAACAGCCCCTACGGCAAAGAAGCGAATCCCACCCTCGAGGATCTGGCCCGGAAGTACGGCTTCGAGCTGACCCTGCTGGCCGTGGATCATCCCGGGCAGGAGCAGAAAGCGACCTGGCTGCAGGTCCGGCGACTCAACCCCGACTGGATCTTCATGTCGGGCTGGGGCGTGATGAATCAGGTCGCGGTGAAGGAAGCCGTGGCCACCGGCATCAAGATGGACCGCTTCATCGGCAACTGGTGGTCGGCAAGCGAGGCCGACGTCGTCCCCGCGGGCGAGGCCGCCAAGGGCTACAAAGGCGCCACCTTCCACGCGCCGGGCACGAACTTCAAGGTTTTCCAGGAGATCGTCAAGCACGTCTATGACAAGGGCAAGGGCGCGGGGAAGAAGGAAGAGATGGGGGCCGCCCTCTACAACCGCGGCATCGTCAATGCGATGCTCTCCGCGGAGGCGATTCGCACGGCCATGGCGAAATACGGCAACAAGGCGCTGACGAGCGAGCAGGTGCGGTGGGGGTTCGAGAACCTCAACCTGACCGAACAGCGGCTCGATCAGATGGGGATGAAGGGCTTCACGCATCCGATCAAGGTGACGTGCGAGGATCACGAGGGTAATGGCCCCGTGCTCATCCAGCAGTGGGACGGCA
This window encodes:
- a CDS encoding ABC transporter substrate-binding protein, encoding MKRVRVPMIGLLALAVVLGPLTGVVSAQSQGIFIPLLVYRTGPYAPSGIPIANGFVDYFSLLNERDGGVNGVKIIWEECETQYDTKQGVECYERLKGKGPVLVNPYSTGITYQLIPKAPVDKVVVFSMGYGMTAAADGRWFPWVFSFPTTYWSQASAVIRYMGQQEGGLEKLKGKKIVHIFHNSPYGKEANPTLEDLARKYGFELTLLAVDHPGQEQKATWLQVRRLNPDWIFMSGWGVMNQVAVKEAVATGIKMDRFIGNWWSASEADVVPAGEAAKGYKGATFHAPGTNFKVFQEIVKHVYDKGKGAGKKEEMGAALYNRGIVNAMLSAEAIRTAMAKYGNKALTSEQVRWGFENLNLTEQRLDQMGMKGFTHPIKVTCEDHEGNGPVLIQQWDGKKWSIVSDWIAPMREVVRPKLEAAAVEEGKKLSYTQRDCAKEK